The nucleotide sequence TGGGTAAATTCGTGCCGCCAGAGCGGGTCGACGAGGCGCTCGCCATTTACCGTCCATACTGGGACGAGACGATGCTGGAGGGCGTCGAACTCATGCCGGGGGCGACGGAGATCTTGCAGGCGTTGCAGCGGACCGGCGTGCAGGCCGCCGTCTTCACCAACAAACACGGACCATCGGCCCGACGTATTTGCGCGCACCTCGGGGTCGAACCGTTGCTGGCCGATGTCGTCGGAGCCGGGGATACCGACTGGCTCAAGCCCGAACCCCGCTTCGCGGCTTGGACGCTCGCACGATTGGACGCGGCGGCGGCGGATACTTGCTTGGTCGGCGACTCACCGTTTGACGTCGCGGCGGCTCAGCAGGCCGGCATGGCCTTCGTGGGCGTAACGACCGGCACGCACACGGAAGCGCAATTGCGTGAGGCAGGGGCCACCCACGTGGTGGCCGACTTGGCGTCGGTCGCGGCGGCGTGGGCACTCGAATCGAGCGGGTAGGGCGGTTTTGCGGCGATCGCCGGCGCCGGCTTCGGTGGCAACGCCGTTACTTGGCGTTGGTGTCGGCCGTGGCGGTGTCGAGTTTCCG is from Synoicihabitans lomoniglobus and encodes:
- a CDS encoding HAD family hydrolase; protein product: MRFRTVLFDLDGTLIEHLPAIHRCYVHTLPQLGYPAPSYEEVKRAIGGGLPRAMGKFVPPERVDEALAIYRPYWDETMLEGVELMPGATEILQALQRTGVQAAVFTNKHGPSARRICAHLGVEPLLADVVGAGDTDWLKPEPRFAAWTLARLDAAAADTCLVGDSPFDVAAAQQAGMAFVGVTTGTHTEAQLREAGATHVVADLASVAAAWALESSG